In Lolium rigidum isolate FL_2022 chromosome 3, APGP_CSIRO_Lrig_0.1, whole genome shotgun sequence, the genomic window AGTCCAGTAGTTGTGAAACAGAAAGCAGAGTACGTGTGGCCGAGTGGAATTTGCTCCGCATTTGATTCAAAGTTGTACCTGCTCCAAGGGTGTAACCTGAAACTCATCAGTGCCTACAGTTACAGCCTTCATAAGCTCGATCTTGTCTTCCCTCTTATCGGTGAAAAGTTTCTGTAAATCGGCAAGATCACTGCTCAGTACTGGCATGTGTTGACCAGTGATCAACTAGTGTATTTGGTTGGTGGGAAGAGTAGTGGGGTTGGGAAAGCGTAGGCGAGGAGGAATAGATCTTGGTCAACTAGTGTAGACGGAGCAATGGGTTTGTCGGTCACCTGCACGATCTCTCCGATCAAGAAGTCCGGCAGCATGGCGGTGACCTGCCTCCGGTAGAACGTGAGCTCCATGAGCCGGCGCGCGGTGCGCGCGTCCAGCGGCATGAGCAAGTCGGCCGTGCTCGCCAGCTCGCCGCCGGCGCGCTGGAGCAGCGCCCTGTCGTCCTCGGCCGTCTTGAGCAGGTCGGAGTTGGATATCACCACGGGGCCGACCCTCCCGGGCCCCGCCGCGCGCGCCAGGGCGTATGCCACGAACCCGCCGTAGCTCGTGCCGACCACGGCGACGCGCGTCGTCTTGGCGAGCCCAGGGAGCGCGTCGAGCAgcgcggcgagcgcggcggcctGCCCCGACTCggagggcggcggggaggaggGGCAGGGGGAGGAGCCGCCGAAGCAGAGGAGGTCCGGGACGACGACGTGGAAGCGGCGGGAGAATGGCACTACCTGGCGGCGCCACTGCCAGGTGGCCATGGGGCCGAAGCCGTGGACGAGGAGGAGCGGCGGGAGGCGCGGCTCCCCCGGCGGCGCCCAGTAGTGGATGGTACGGGTCCCACCGGCTTCGCAGGGGAAGGTGGCGGTTTGGGAGCACAggccggcggcgaggaaggcTCGGCGGGAGAGGTACTCCATCACTGGGAGGAAGCTGATGCCCATGGCGGCGTACACCTAGAGCGGCGAAGTGAGACGGTAGGTATGGCCGTATAGAGCTGTTCACCGCTTACCAGAGCAGTGGCACGTCATCAAAACAAACTCTGTCGGCTCTCGCTTACGTACGAGTACGTGTGTGTGGCTCGCGCTGTAGAGTCGCTCAATTTTTATGGGCCATCTCCATAGTTATGAAGTGGAATGGAAGATTTAGGCGCCCTCATTGTCTTTTAGTTTGGCTTCGATGTTAAAATAGGATTTAGACGGTCTACCAGCTTAAGAAATGAAGATAGTTAAATTATGGGATTTACTAGTTCTCGGCTAGCTCGTTCGTGCTCAATCATGTTAGATTTGATTCGTGATTCGTGTTAGTTATTAGTTataatatttttttaataaagagtatatattaatatcgtggagataccaattaca contains:
- the LOC124701734 gene encoding 4,5:9,10-diseco-3-hydroxy-5,9,17-trioxoandrosta-1(10),2-diene-4-oate hydrolase-like, which encodes MGISFLPVMEYLSRRAFLAAGLCSQTATFPCEAGGTRTIHYWAPPGEPRLPPLLLVHGFGPMATWQWRRQVVPFSRRFHVVVPDLLCFGGSSPCPSSPPPSESGQAAALAALLDALPGLAKTTRVAVVGTSYGGFVAYALARAAGPGRVGPVVISNSDLLKTAEDDRALLQRAGGELASTADLLMPLDARTARRLMELTFYRRQVTAMLPDFLIGEIVQKLFTDKREDKIELMKAVTVGTDEFQVTPLEQDVLLIWGDHDQIFPLDKAFAVKRCLGENVRLEIFKETGHVPQMEDPNRFNEVVFDFLLASLKSPNQHDQ